One genomic segment of Gossypium arboreum isolate Shixiya-1 chromosome 3, ASM2569848v2, whole genome shotgun sequence includes these proteins:
- the LOC108475010 gene encoding uncharacterized protein LOC108475010 yields the protein MGTNPSPSRVAIALDATKDLNQRELSATISNVRARGDILVNGDTLVVLGILGKVTLPLGYQSKASLLSTFETSICAMHEEISKKVDTYVRMLHQSAQDCERQGVRAEVKIIGGASIKGIVIKEAASCKAVILDRKLRQDLQFYLARRLPHFKIALDSQSEADITAVKKLFYIYHKARPVLQSNFQANSTITKRNEDLRNINILLAYERILQKRKKDTIQTGCFPKKKAYSDEELLNVVLPLAFDELEKFEPEKWKEIGWFRRKVIAFRVVLKARRMRKEKLRRASKMKFA from the exons ATGGGCACTAACCCTTCACCATCTCGGGTTGCTATTGCGCTTGATGCCACTAAGGATCTTAACCAACGTGAGCTTAGCGCCACCATCTCTAATGTTCGAGCTCGAGGCGATATTCTGGTGAATGGTGATACGCTTGTTGTACTTGGAATTTTGGGCAAAGTGACTCTCCCCT TGGGTTATCAAAGCAAAGCATCGCTTCTAAGTACTTTTGAAACGAGCATCTGTGCCATGCATGAAGAAATCTCAAAGAAGGTTGATACATATGTTCGTATGCTCCACCAAAGTGCTCAAGATTGTGAACGCCAAGGG GTAAGGGCTGAAGTTAAAATTATAGGTGGAGCTTCTATTAAGGGTATTGTTATAAAAGAGGCAGCATCTTGTAAGGCAGTTATACTTGACAG GAAGCTTAGACAGGATTTGCAGTTTTACCTTGCAAGGAGGTTGCCTCATTTCAAGATAGCATTGGATTCTCAAAGTGAAGCAGATATCACTGCCGTAAAAAAGCTGTTTTATATTTACCACAAAGCACGACCCGTACTCCAATCCAACTTTCAAGCCAATAGCACCATCACCAAACGCAATG AGGACTTGCGCAACATCAACATTCTTTTGGCCTATGAAAGGATACTGCAGAAGCGCAAAAAG GATACTATTCAGACAGGTTGCTTCCCCAAGAAAAAGGCTTATAGCGATG AGGAGTTGCTCAACGTCGTCCTTCCTTTGGCCTTTGACGAGTTAGAGAAGTTCGAACCGGAGAAATGG AAGGAGATAGGGTGGTTCAGGAGAAAGGTAATTGCATTTCGGGTGGTTTTAAAGGCGCGACGGATGCGAAAGGAGAAGCTGAGACGTGCTTCTAAGATGAAGTTTGCTTAA
- the LOC108475805 gene encoding uncharacterized protein LOC108475805: MYGGRRVKTLTLFDADFGKPRGSRSITDVCALIEPTPDRSARRSDDSGVICASMVARCTMAESRNHGALGGDDWAIESARDERSRRLECPKLPELHCGAEFSGNPRVS, from the exons ATGTACGGTGGTCGGAGGGTTAAAACCCTCACTCTTTTCGATGCAGATTTCG GTAAACCGCGAGGATCTCGTTCTATCACTGATGTCTGCGCGCTGATAGAGCCAACGCCGGATCGTAGCGCGAGGAGATCTGACGATTCTGGCGTGATTTGCGCATCAATGGTGGCGAGATGTACGATGGCAGAGTCGAGAAATCATGGCGCGCTTGGTGGTGACGATTGGGCCATTGAATCTGCGCGAGATGAAAGGTCGCGTCGCTTAGAGTGCCCGAAGCTTCCAGAACTTCATTGCGGCGCTGAATtctcaggaaaccctagggtttcctga